One window of the Shewanella maritima genome contains the following:
- a CDS encoding RNA recognition motif domain-containing protein — translation MQKSLIMVLVAALAGAFVFSQFATDLAPFVSYLVGVIVATLIFTIFATPTVNRADEPYNGPTMTLYVGNLPYRVHEGEVKTLFGEYGPVNSVRLVRDRKTGRRKGFGFVEMSEAGAKKAMTKLNDYNFQERTLKVREAKSQENEAKTAKLSNRF, via the coding sequence ATGCAGAAATCATTGATTATGGTTTTGGTTGCAGCACTCGCTGGTGCATTTGTGTTTTCTCAATTTGCAACTGACCTTGCCCCGTTCGTTAGCTACTTAGTTGGCGTTATTGTAGCGACTCTTATCTTTACTATCTTTGCCACCCCAACAGTCAACCGTGCAGACGAGCCATATAATGGCCCAACCATGACACTTTATGTTGGCAACCTTCCTTACCGTGTACACGAAGGTGAAGTCAAAACCTTATTTGGCGAGTATGGTCCTGTTAATTCAGTGCGCCTGGTACGCGATCGCAAGACCGGACGTCGTAAAGGATTTGGTTTCGTGGAAATGTCAGAAGCTGGTGCTAAGAAAGCGATGACTAAACTAAACGACTACAACTTCCAGGAACGTACATTGAAGGTACGTGAGGCTAAATCTCAAGAAAACGAAGCTAAGACCGCGAAGCTGAGTAATCGATTTTGA
- the murI gene encoding glutamate racemase codes for MSGPILVFDSGIGGLSVLEHIHKQLPNHSIHYLFDNARLPYGDLAEQALITGCVKLVTEQVTKMGAQVVVIACNTASTLVLPALRAVLSIPVVGVVPAIKPAALQSKTKHIALLATPGTVSRPYTQALINDFAANCQVSLLGTSELVLMAEDKLSGKSVDLARLQQIISPLDNPNIDTLVLGCTHFPLLKTEITQAFSHSISLLDSGAAIAARVDSLVADAGVNDATISCAYTQQISKSLYQAMVNRGFDHFSLLN; via the coding sequence TTGTCTGGTCCCATTCTCGTATTTGATTCAGGTATTGGTGGTCTGTCAGTGCTAGAGCATATACATAAGCAGTTGCCCAATCACAGCATTCATTACCTGTTTGACAATGCTCGTCTGCCTTATGGCGATCTTGCTGAACAAGCACTTATTACTGGCTGCGTGAAACTGGTTACTGAGCAGGTTACAAAGATGGGGGCGCAGGTGGTGGTTATCGCCTGTAATACAGCAAGCACACTCGTATTGCCTGCTTTAAGGGCTGTGTTGTCTATTCCTGTGGTTGGAGTAGTGCCTGCAATTAAACCGGCAGCCTTGCAGTCAAAGACTAAGCACATCGCGCTACTTGCGACACCGGGAACAGTATCGCGACCTTATACTCAGGCGCTTATCAATGATTTTGCCGCCAATTGTCAGGTAAGCTTGCTCGGTACGTCAGAGTTAGTGCTGATGGCAGAAGACAAGCTCAGTGGCAAGAGTGTTGATTTAGCGAGGTTGCAGCAAATTATCAGCCCGCTTGATAACCCGAATATTGATACCTTGGTATTAGGTTGTACGCACTTTCCGCTATTAAAAACTGAAATTACCCAAGCATTCAGTCACTCAATTAGTCTTCTAGACTCAGGTGCAGCAATTGCAGCTCGGGTTGATTCTTTAGTTGCGGATGCAGGGGTAAACGATGCCACTATATCTTGCGCTTATACCCAGCAAATTTCTAAGTCGTTGTATCAGGCAATGGTTAATAGAGGCTTTGACCACTTTAGTTTGTTGAACTAA
- the trmA gene encoding tRNA (uridine(54)-C5)-methyltransferase TrmA: MNLAAMDPQNYQAQLEQKQSELSESFAEFTPPALEVFASEPANYRMRAEFRVWHDGEDLYYYMFDKALNEKVRTEQYLPAGKLINDMMTALMEELRPNRDLRWKLFQVDFLSTLSGEILVSLLYHRQLDDAWREQAEQMKQRLSERFNVNFIGRARKQKIDLDKDYVVESLEVDGQTLKYKQIENSFTQPNAKVSVKMLEWAIDVTNNSTGDLLELYCGNGNFSIALAKNFDRVLATELAKPSVDAAQYNIAENNVDNLQIIRMSAEDFSDAMAKKRKFRRLEGIDLDSYNCNTIFVDPPRAGIDDDTLALMQNYDRILYISCNPETLKDNLKVLSTTHKISRFALFDQFPYTHHMESGVLLERK; this comes from the coding sequence ATGAATTTAGCAGCCATGGATCCCCAAAACTACCAAGCTCAGCTTGAACAAAAGCAAAGCGAGCTTAGCGAATCTTTTGCTGAATTCACGCCACCAGCGCTAGAAGTATTTGCATCTGAACCTGCTAACTACCGTATGCGCGCCGAGTTTCGTGTTTGGCACGATGGTGAAGATCTTTACTACTATATGTTCGACAAAGCACTTAACGAGAAAGTGCGTACTGAGCAATACCTACCAGCGGGCAAGCTTATTAATGACATGATGACCGCATTAATGGAAGAACTTCGTCCAAATCGTGACTTACGATGGAAACTGTTCCAGGTAGACTTTTTATCGACACTGAGCGGTGAGATTTTAGTGAGCCTGCTGTATCACCGACAACTAGATGATGCTTGGCGTGAACAAGCTGAGCAAATGAAGCAGCGTTTGTCTGAGCGCTTTAATGTTAACTTTATCGGCCGCGCGCGAAAGCAAAAAATCGATTTAGATAAAGACTACGTGGTTGAGTCACTTGAAGTTGACGGTCAAACATTAAAGTACAAGCAAATTGAGAACAGCTTTACTCAGCCAAATGCTAAAGTTTCAGTGAAAATGCTGGAGTGGGCTATTGATGTCACTAATAACAGCACAGGCGATTTGCTTGAACTGTATTGCGGTAACGGTAACTTCTCTATTGCTTTAGCTAAGAATTTCGATCGCGTACTGGCAACTGAACTAGCCAAACCGTCGGTTGATGCTGCCCAGTACAACATTGCCGAGAATAATGTCGACAATCTGCAAATCATTCGTATGTCTGCAGAAGATTTTAGCGATGCCATGGCTAAAAAACGCAAATTCAGACGCTTAGAAGGTATCGATTTAGACAGCTATAACTGCAATACTATCTTTGTTGACCCGCCACGCGCAGGTATTGATGACGATACTCTGGCATTAATGCAAAACTACGACCGTATTCTTTATATCTCTTGTAATCCAGAGACGTTAAAAGACAACCTCAAGGTATTGAGCACTACCCATAAAATCAGCCGCTTTGCGCTGTTCGACCAATTCCCATATACCCACCACATGGAATCGGGCGTACTGCTAGAGCGAAAATAA
- the fabR gene encoding HTH-type transcriptional repressor FabR — translation MGVRAQQKEKTRRALVDAAFNQLSAERSFSSLSLREVAREAGIAPTSFYRHFKDMNELGLTMVDEGGLTLRQMMRKGRQRAEAGGSVIRISVDTFMEVLESNPNVFRILLHERSGTSAAFRAAVEREIEHFISELTHYTVATANRTEELARAQAEALVTLVFNAGASALDLKRAERKRLADQLVMQLRIVATGADALQSKLESRADS, via the coding sequence ATGGGTGTTAGAGCTCAACAAAAAGAAAAAACCCGTCGTGCATTAGTCGATGCTGCGTTTAATCAATTGAGCGCCGAAAGAAGTTTTTCTAGCCTAAGCTTGCGTGAAGTTGCCCGTGAAGCGGGGATTGCGCCAACCTCTTTTTATCGCCACTTTAAAGACATGAATGAGCTTGGCTTAACCATGGTTGACGAAGGTGGATTGACCCTAAGACAGATGATGCGTAAAGGTCGCCAGCGAGCTGAAGCAGGCGGTAGTGTTATCCGTATTTCTGTCGATACCTTTATGGAAGTGCTTGAGTCTAACCCTAACGTATTTCGTATTTTATTGCATGAGCGCTCTGGCACATCGGCGGCGTTTCGCGCAGCGGTTGAACGTGAGATTGAACATTTTATTTCAGAGCTAACCCACTATACCGTTGCTACTGCTAATCGCACGGAGGAGTTAGCTCGCGCGCAGGCAGAGGCCTTGGTGACTTTGGTATTTAATGCCGGAGCGAGTGCGTTAGATTTAAAGCGTGCTGAACGTAAGCGTTTGGCTGACCAATTAGTGATGCAGCTAAGAATTGTGGCAACTGGCGCAGATGCACTGCAAAGCAAGCTGGAAAGTCGCGCTGATAGTTAA
- a CDS encoding fatty acid desaturase, translating into MKKPPIIWLNVILFASTLLATVTLIPWRAITHGFDGIEIFALIALAYASGLSITAGYHRLWSHKAYKAHPVMRFMFALGGALALQNSALHWSSDHRVHHKHVDNNDKDPYSAKKGFWYSHIGWMLREYQASRYHDYKNVRDLQNDKIVMWQHKHYLLLAILMNVGLPAFLGWLNGDILSMLLMAGLLRLVIVHHCTFFINSLAHIWGSQPYTDKNTARDNAFLALLTYGEGYHNFHHIFENDYRNGIKWWDYDPTKWLIKSMSWVGLAKDLRKVPQERIEAAKLQMQLLRTKNKVAHLANYDEIVDKLQAEYELMKQHISEYYRAKKTLLEAKRDELSVQNLTQQVDSLKLRLAEQQRSWKLLVASYA; encoded by the coding sequence ATGAAAAAACCACCCATTATCTGGCTTAACGTTATCTTGTTTGCCAGTACCCTGCTTGCCACTGTTACCCTGATCCCTTGGCGAGCAATCACTCACGGTTTTGATGGTATCGAGATATTTGCGCTGATTGCCTTAGCCTACGCAAGTGGCTTGTCAATCACAGCTGGCTACCACCGCCTTTGGTCGCACAAAGCTTATAAAGCACACCCTGTAATGCGATTCATGTTCGCACTAGGCGGCGCGCTGGCCCTGCAAAACAGCGCATTGCACTGGAGTAGCGATCACAGGGTTCACCACAAACACGTTGATAACAACGATAAAGACCCATACTCAGCTAAGAAAGGTTTTTGGTATAGCCATATCGGTTGGATGCTACGTGAATATCAGGCTAGCCGTTACCACGACTACAAAAACGTGCGCGATCTACAAAACGATAAGATTGTCATGTGGCAACACAAGCACTACTTACTGCTCGCCATTCTAATGAACGTTGGCCTCCCCGCATTCTTAGGTTGGCTCAACGGCGACATTCTATCTATGTTACTCATGGCAGGCTTATTGCGTTTGGTTATCGTGCATCACTGCACCTTCTTTATTAACTCATTAGCACACATCTGGGGCTCACAGCCGTACACCGACAAGAATACAGCCCGCGATAACGCTTTTCTTGCCTTGTTGACATATGGTGAGGGTTATCACAACTTCCACCACATCTTCGAGAATGACTATCGCAACGGGATTAAGTGGTGGGATTACGACCCAACTAAGTGGTTAATTAAATCAATGAGCTGGGTGGGCCTTGCAAAAGATTTACGCAAAGTACCGCAAGAGCGCATTGAAGCAGCCAAATTACAAATGCAGTTGCTGCGTACCAAAAACAAGGTTGCGCATCTGGCAAACTATGATGAGATTGTCGATAAGCTACAAGCTGAGTATGAGCTAATGAAACAACACATTAGTGAGTACTACCGCGCCAAGAAAACCTTACTGGAAGCCAAGCGCGATGAGTTGTCAGTGCAAAACCTTACTCAGCAAGTTGACTCACTTAAGCTTAGACTCGCAGAGCAACAGCGCAGCTGGAAGCTATTGGTCGCCAGTTACGCCTAA
- the cysQ gene encoding 3'(2'),5'-bisphosphate nucleotidase CysQ — MKPEDIIEQVIDIATSAGKEIRGIYQQGDFEREIKSDNTPVTSADLAANDIICSKLAALTPDIPILSEESVDIPLSEREQWQRYWLVDPLDGTGEFIAGSGDFSVIIALVEHNRPIVGVVYAPMTEVCYYAIAGLGAYKRDTKGETRIQTNQVDQDKHDHLRIAVSRRQDPQSVLKLFNNAKHCQLVVLGGAALKSCLVAEGRADCYVRLGPTGEWDTGAAQIIVEEAGGAIMDLNLQPLSYNERDSLENPNFIVVGMPSLPWDELLVG; from the coding sequence ATGAAGCCAGAAGACATCATTGAACAGGTCATCGATATTGCCACAAGCGCGGGTAAGGAAATCCGCGGGATCTATCAACAAGGTGATTTTGAGCGCGAAATTAAATCCGACAACACTCCAGTCACCTCAGCAGATCTCGCTGCCAACGACATTATATGTAGCAAACTAGCTGCGCTTACCCCAGATATCCCAATCTTAAGTGAAGAATCTGTCGATATTCCATTGAGTGAGCGTGAGCAATGGCAACGCTATTGGCTCGTCGACCCATTAGATGGCACAGGTGAATTTATTGCAGGCAGTGGTGACTTTTCGGTGATCATTGCACTCGTTGAGCACAATCGCCCAATCGTTGGTGTGGTTTATGCGCCAATGACAGAAGTTTGTTACTACGCTATTGCGGGTCTTGGTGCTTACAAGCGCGATACTAAAGGCGAAACCCGTATTCAGACTAACCAAGTAGATCAAGATAAACACGACCACTTGCGTATTGCAGTCAGTCGTCGTCAAGATCCACAGTCAGTACTAAAGCTATTCAATAATGCCAAGCATTGCCAGTTAGTGGTACTCGGCGGCGCCGCGCTTAAAAGCTGCCTAGTGGCAGAAGGCCGTGCAGACTGTTACGTACGTTTAGGGCCAACGGGTGAGTGGGATACAGGCGCTGCTCAAATTATTGTTGAGGAAGCTGGCGGCGCTATTATGGATCTCAACCTTCAGCCTTTGTCATACAATGAGCGTGACAGTCTAGAAAACCCTAATTTCATCGTAGTAGGCATGCCAAGTCTGCCCTGGGATGAATTACTTGTAGGCTAA
- the nudE gene encoding ADP compounds hydrolase NudE — protein sequence MTQRHPKPEILATKLVAQSRLFKVEQVDLKFSNGELRQYERMKGNNSGAVMVVPVRNGQLLLAREYAAGTENYEIGFPKGLIDPGEDAAEAANRELQEEIGFASRKLTHLKQLSLAPSYFASKMQIFLAEDLYASELEGDEPEPIEVVEWPLADWQALIASPDFSESRSVSALFLAQQFLAQQG from the coding sequence ATGACACAGCGGCACCCTAAACCAGAAATCTTAGCTACTAAACTGGTTGCTCAAAGTCGCTTGTTTAAAGTCGAGCAGGTGGATCTTAAGTTCTCTAATGGCGAATTGCGCCAGTACGAGAGAATGAAAGGCAACAATAGTGGCGCGGTAATGGTTGTGCCAGTGCGCAATGGTCAGCTATTGCTTGCTCGTGAATATGCAGCCGGTACCGAGAATTATGAAATTGGTTTTCCTAAAGGTTTGATAGACCCTGGTGAAGACGCAGCCGAGGCGGCAAATCGCGAGCTACAAGAAGAGATTGGTTTTGCCAGTCGTAAACTGACGCACCTTAAGCAGTTATCACTAGCGCCGAGTTACTTTGCCAGCAAGATGCAGATATTTTTAGCTGAAGACTTATATGCCAGTGAGCTTGAGGGTGATGAGCCAGAGCCTATTGAAGTCGTAGAGTGGCCGCTTGCAGACTGGCAAGCATTGATTGCTAGCCCTGATTTTAGTGAGTCTCGCAGCGTGAGCGCTTTGTTTTTAGCGCAGCAGTTTTTAGCTCAACAGGGCTAA
- the yrfG gene encoding GMP/IMP nucleotidase: protein MFPWQKIDAVLLDMDGTLLDLHFDNYFWLHLVPEQLSLQRNINLEQSHQLVKHAYNQVAGTLNWYCLDYWQQQLELDIIALHHQAKDKIAMRDDTMPLLNALANAGKKRILFTNAHPKSLALKLEYTDLAGGLDAMLSSHESGFAKEHPEFWRYGFNKFDLDPSRCLFIDDSETILKASKLAGVGYQLGVTNPDSTKAPHSFEYFKQIDDYQQLVNSLANA from the coding sequence ATGTTTCCATGGCAAAAAATTGATGCAGTATTACTCGATATGGACGGTACTCTTTTAGACCTCCACTTCGACAATTATTTTTGGCTCCATTTGGTGCCAGAGCAATTGAGCCTGCAGCGTAATATTAACCTCGAACAGAGCCATCAACTGGTCAAACATGCATACAATCAGGTTGCCGGTACGCTCAACTGGTATTGTTTAGATTATTGGCAGCAACAGCTCGAGTTAGACATTATTGCCCTGCACCATCAGGCTAAAGATAAAATCGCCATGCGTGATGACACAATGCCGCTACTTAACGCGCTGGCTAATGCGGGTAAAAAGCGGATTTTATTTACTAATGCTCACCCTAAAAGCCTGGCTCTAAAACTGGAATACACTGATTTAGCAGGTGGACTAGATGCCATGCTCTCAAGTCACGAAAGCGGATTTGCCAAAGAGCACCCAGAGTTTTGGCGCTATGGATTTAACAAGTTTGACCTAGACCCGAGTCGCTGTTTGTTTATTGATGATAGCGAAACCATTTTAAAGGCATCTAAGCTTGCTGGTGTCGGTTATCAGCTAGGTGTGACCAATCCAGATAGCACCAAAGCACCGCACTCATTTGAGTACTTTAAACAAATTGATGATTACCAACAACTGGTTAACTCATTGGCAAATGCATAG
- a CDS encoding type II secretion system protein N, translating into MKLFFKILLALLIYVFFLVAYVPANWLVSIAPVPHNIKLSGVSGTLWQGQADMLKIDRRQIDQVSWQLNPWSLLLAQADLDVTIGTRATPVSGKANVTLSMSGIKAENLRFEAPSSFLLAGARLPFRTKVLGDLSVIVEKFEQGQPWCEQLTGKLFVNGVDVTNQFGAYPLGNMAFNLACVDGQVQLSAEDKGNDIGLAGTVTLVDQKRVQVAAKIKPTPNQPEDLTKALAFLGKQDSQGYYPINYQGRIPGM; encoded by the coding sequence GTGAAACTATTTTTTAAAATCTTATTAGCGCTGCTAATTTACGTCTTCTTTTTGGTGGCGTATGTACCTGCCAACTGGTTAGTGAGTATTGCGCCAGTACCACACAATATTAAGCTATCTGGTGTATCGGGCACCTTGTGGCAGGGTCAGGCAGATATGCTCAAGATTGACCGTCGCCAAATTGATCAAGTTAGCTGGCAGCTTAATCCTTGGAGTTTATTACTGGCTCAAGCCGATCTTGACGTGACCATAGGTACACGCGCCACACCCGTGAGCGGTAAAGCGAATGTGACTTTATCTATGTCTGGCATCAAGGCTGAGAATCTCCGTTTTGAAGCGCCAAGTAGCTTTTTGTTAGCAGGCGCTCGCTTACCATTTAGAACTAAGGTTCTGGGTGACTTATCTGTCATTGTGGAAAAGTTCGAGCAAGGCCAGCCTTGGTGTGAGCAATTAACCGGTAAGTTGTTTGTTAACGGCGTGGATGTGACCAATCAGTTTGGTGCATACCCGTTGGGCAATATGGCGTTTAATCTTGCTTGCGTTGATGGTCAGGTGCAGCTAAGCGCAGAGGACAAAGGTAATGATATCGGCCTTGCTGGTACTGTTACCTTGGTTGATCAAAAGCGCGTGCAGGTCGCCGCGAAAATCAAGCCAACACCGAATCAGCCTGAAGATTTAACTAAGGCGTTAGCCTTCTTAGGTAAACAAGATAGTCAGGGCTATTACCCAATTAATTATCAAGGCCGAATTCCTGGCATGTAA
- a CDS encoding type II secretion system protein M — translation MENLQNWWRGLAQREQQLVGTCAVFAIIGILYWGIWTPIANAQEEAERNFASANATLNHVKQTASKIAGLQQTGGKPKANGSLSSIVNSTAGKYKLVITRMQPQGDKIQLWMDDVPFEALLNYLFDLVESKGLTLDSVDLAESDQAGFVKVRRVQLSR, via the coding sequence ATGGAAAATTTACAAAACTGGTGGCGTGGTCTTGCTCAGCGCGAACAACAGTTAGTGGGAACTTGTGCGGTTTTCGCTATCATTGGCATCTTGTACTGGGGCATTTGGACACCCATTGCCAATGCGCAAGAGGAAGCTGAGCGTAATTTTGCTTCAGCAAATGCCACCCTTAATCATGTGAAGCAAACCGCCAGTAAAATTGCTGGTTTGCAGCAAACTGGTGGCAAGCCGAAAGCTAATGGCAGCTTAAGCTCAATCGTTAACAGCACTGCTGGCAAGTACAAGTTAGTGATCACTCGCATGCAGCCTCAGGGCGATAAAATCCAATTGTGGATGGATGATGTGCCGTTTGAAGCACTGCTGAATTACTTGTTTGACTTGGTTGAAAGTAAGGGATTAACCCTAGATAGCGTTGATTTAGCAGAATCAGATCAAGCTGGATTTGTTAAAGTTCGCCGTGTTCAGCTGTCGCGTTAG
- the gspL gene encoding type II secretion system protein GspL, translated as MSERLFIRLGNTSEQACSWLVWSEQEQEIIASGELPDAQSLTSLTERAGNRPVDVLVPAASMMLTQVALPEKGQRQAMKAIPFMLEDSLASNIDDMHVVVGPRDGENVNVIAVAHEQMQSWLSWLMDAGLKVKNIVPDCLALPLAQCKWAMLDFGNEYLIRTGEGSGVSVPKAWSSIAMPQLVSEHTEDDEAIRVASYSADLAVDDVALEPQPLDMPMLVLAKGILSAPVNLLTDMYKPKREYSKHLVLWRNCAIVFAVVVILALVNKGLSISQLNTQTEQVRQQTQQVFKQAVPGVKRIVNVRSQIDTHLRSLSGQGGGAEFFEMLNKLKPAFNAVPDLKPDSIRFDANRGELRMQITAKSYGQIDKFKEQVSQNFQMEGGAMNNNEDNVTSTITLRSK; from the coding sequence GTGTCAGAAAGGTTATTTATCCGCTTAGGAAATACATCCGAACAAGCATGCTCGTGGTTGGTGTGGTCAGAGCAAGAACAAGAAATTATAGCATCGGGTGAATTACCTGATGCCCAAAGCTTGACCAGCTTAACTGAGCGCGCCGGCAACCGCCCGGTGGATGTCCTTGTACCTGCGGCTAGTATGATGCTGACTCAGGTAGCGCTACCCGAAAAAGGGCAGCGTCAGGCGATGAAAGCAATTCCATTTATGCTTGAGGATTCGCTGGCGAGTAATATCGACGATATGCATGTGGTTGTTGGCCCTCGCGATGGCGAAAACGTTAACGTGATTGCCGTTGCCCATGAGCAAATGCAGTCGTGGCTATCTTGGTTAATGGATGCTGGGCTAAAGGTCAAAAATATTGTACCGGATTGTTTGGCATTGCCACTTGCACAGTGCAAATGGGCAATGCTCGACTTTGGCAACGAATACCTAATTCGCACCGGTGAAGGTAGCGGCGTTAGCGTGCCAAAAGCTTGGTCGTCAATTGCGATGCCGCAGCTTGTTAGTGAACATACTGAAGATGATGAAGCTATCCGAGTGGCGAGCTATAGTGCTGATTTGGCTGTCGATGATGTCGCGCTTGAACCTCAGCCGCTGGATATGCCGATGTTGGTGCTAGCTAAAGGTATCTTATCTGCGCCGGTAAACCTATTAACCGACATGTACAAGCCAAAGCGCGAGTACAGCAAGCATTTGGTGTTATGGCGCAACTGCGCAATCGTATTTGCGGTTGTGGTGATACTGGCGCTGGTCAATAAAGGGCTCAGCATCAGTCAGTTAAATACACAAACTGAGCAGGTGCGTCAGCAAACTCAGCAAGTGTTTAAGCAAGCCGTTCCGGGTGTGAAACGCATTGTTAATGTGCGCTCGCAAATCGACACTCATTTACGTTCACTAAGTGGTCAAGGTGGCGGCGCTGAGTTCTTTGAAATGCTCAACAAGTTAAAGCCTGCGTTCAATGCTGTGCCAGATCTTAAACCTGACTCAATTCGCTTTGATGCCAATCGCGGTGAGTTACGGATGCAAATTACTGCTAAGAGTTATGGGCAAATTGATAAGTTCAAAGAGCAAGTAAGCCAGAACTTCCAAATGGAAGGCGGTGCAATGAACAACAATGAAGACAATGTGACCAGTACGATTACGCTGAGGAGCAAGTAG
- the gspK gene encoding type II secretion system minor pseudopilin GspK, protein MNRMHLKPPMQLGKQRGVALIFVILIVAMVSIIATNISGRNQLSMRRTLNLAQYDQAYWYAISAEQLAMKVLKQDMEDANGTVHRQQYWALTDVVFPAEQGEIAGSISDMRACFNLNAVSQPSPGNQNGQPQLSVAATQYKGLLVALGMDEFAAERLTHTLKDYLDEDTVASPYGAEDSEYESRDVPYRAANTLMQHRSELRAVIGYAQKTYQVLMPYVCAVPGDNRQLLNVNTLEVEQAALMVGMMDGKISLSDAESVINQRPGDGFESIQDFWSNSVLANVQIDAALKSSFVVDSNYFLLNAGAKVDNAIFKLDSVLKRSGNNFEVITRQYGGQQ, encoded by the coding sequence ATGAATAGAATGCACCTCAAACCACCAATGCAGTTAGGCAAACAACGTGGCGTAGCCTTGATCTTTGTGATTTTGATTGTTGCCATGGTATCGATTATTGCCACCAATATTTCTGGTCGTAATCAACTGTCTATGCGCCGTACGCTAAATTTAGCGCAGTATGATCAAGCATATTGGTATGCCATCTCTGCTGAGCAGTTAGCGATGAAAGTGCTAAAGCAAGACATGGAAGACGCTAATGGCACAGTGCACAGACAGCAGTATTGGGCATTAACAGACGTGGTGTTCCCAGCTGAGCAAGGTGAAATAGCAGGTAGCATTAGTGATATGCGCGCCTGTTTTAATCTAAATGCCGTGTCGCAGCCATCGCCTGGCAACCAAAATGGTCAACCGCAGTTGTCTGTGGCAGCTACACAATATAAGGGTTTGCTAGTTGCATTAGGTATGGATGAGTTTGCCGCAGAGCGCTTAACTCATACTTTAAAAGATTATCTTGATGAAGATACGGTAGCCAGCCCGTATGGCGCTGAAGACTCTGAATACGAGTCGCGTGATGTGCCATATCGCGCTGCGAATACCTTAATGCAGCATCGCAGCGAATTGCGTGCTGTGATTGGTTACGCACAGAAAACCTATCAGGTACTCATGCCTTATGTGTGCGCCGTACCCGGTGATAATCGCCAGCTACTTAATGTTAACACCCTTGAGGTTGAGCAAGCCGCACTGATGGTAGGCATGATGGACGGCAAAATCAGCCTAAGTGATGCTGAAAGTGTGATCAACCAGCGCCCAGGTGATGGTTTTGAGTCGATTCAAGACTTTTGGAGCAATTCGGTACTTGCCAATGTGCAAATCGATGCAGCACTTAAGTCGAGTTTTGTGGTCGATAGCAATTATTTTTTATTAAACGCAGGCGCTAAGGTAGACAACGCCATCTTTAAGTTGGACAGTGTCCTTAAGCGTAGCGGTAACAATTTTGAAGTGATCACCAGACAATACGGTGGTCAGCAGTAA
- the gspJ gene encoding type II secretion system minor pseudopilin GspJ, whose protein sequence is MCMTLVHKRKKRAAGFTLLEMLVAIAIFAMLGLAANSVLQTVMSNDETTAAFSKRLKALQQGFGVLERDLGQMVARTLRPVSGDRTTSFFQHGDNMLESETEALAFYRLGWLNPDGLLPRGSLQSVAYVVQEGRLERWYYPYPEPVAGAEPLKSIIIENVLEVKYSFYLNDKWETTVSGSEMPKAIAMQLEVEGLGIIERRFLLSAGAPADGSNNNNNNGGNSGNNGGNSGGNSGSGGNSGNNSGGGNNNTGGG, encoded by the coding sequence ATGTGCATGACCCTAGTTCATAAACGTAAAAAGCGCGCAGCAGGCTTTACCTTGCTGGAAATGCTGGTGGCAATTGCCATTTTTGCCATGTTGGGTTTGGCGGCAAACTCTGTGCTGCAGACGGTTATGAGCAATGACGAAACCACAGCGGCATTTTCCAAGCGACTAAAAGCGCTACAACAAGGTTTTGGTGTGCTCGAGCGTGACCTTGGACAAATGGTAGCGCGCACCTTAAGACCGGTGTCAGGCGATAGAACAACGTCGTTTTTCCAGCATGGCGATAACATGCTCGAATCGGAAACCGAAGCCTTGGCATTTTATCGCCTCGGTTGGCTTAATCCAGATGGTTTGTTGCCACGCGGTAGCTTACAAAGCGTGGCTTACGTGGTGCAAGAAGGGCGCTTAGAGCGTTGGTATTATCCTTACCCTGAGCCTGTTGCAGGTGCTGAGCCACTTAAAAGCATCATTATTGAGAATGTGTTGGAAGTGAAATATTCCTTCTATCTCAATGATAAGTGGGAAACCACCGTCAGTGGTAGTGAGATGCCTAAAGCGATTGCTATGCAGCTTGAGGTCGAAGGGCTTGGCATTATTGAGCGGCGCTTTTTGTTATCTGCTGGCGCGCCAGCAGATGGTAGCAACAATAACAACAATAATGGCGGTAACTCGGGCAACAATGGTGGTAACTCGGGTGGCAATTCTGGTAGTGGCGGCAATTCGGGAAATAACTCGGGTGGTGGCAACAACAATACTGGTGGTGGCTGA